From Salinirubellus salinus, the proteins below share one genomic window:
- a CDS encoding universal stress protein gives MFETVIIATDGSKSGERAVAAAVDLAEKFDATVHALCVLDESRVEPLPERLHNEVAGALEEQAQEALDAVAARVDGETVRTVRHGDPAREIARYAQEVDADVVATGTRGRDGEHSFLLGSVAEAVVRTCPVPVLTVRQLES, from the coding sequence ATGTTCGAGACGGTCATCATCGCCACTGACGGCTCGAAGAGCGGCGAGCGGGCCGTGGCGGCAGCCGTGGACCTGGCCGAGAAGTTCGACGCCACCGTCCACGCCCTCTGTGTCCTCGACGAGTCGCGGGTCGAACCGCTCCCCGAACGGCTCCACAACGAGGTCGCGGGCGCACTCGAGGAGCAGGCACAGGAGGCGCTCGACGCCGTGGCCGCCCGCGTCGACGGCGAGACGGTCAGGACCGTGCGGCACGGGGACCCCGCCCGCGAGATCGCCCGCTACGCGCAGGAGGTCGACGCCGACGTGGTCGCCACCGGGACCCGCGGGCGCGACGGCGAGCACTCGTTCCTCCTCGGGAGCGTCGCGGAGGCCGTCGTGCGGACCTGCCCGGTGCCGGTGTTGACGGTGCGGCAACTGGAGTCGTAG
- a CDS encoding universal stress protein, which produces MKVLLGVGGSDDGLTALDRTIERTREAGDDLTVAVVENPAVDRSTESIREAVEERLREAGLEAEVVVVEGHPGSRLVELAEREGFDRIVLGGGETSPLGKVSLGSIAEFVVLNATVSVTLVR; this is translated from the coding sequence ATGAAGGTACTGCTGGGCGTCGGCGGCAGCGACGACGGGCTGACCGCCCTCGACCGGACCATCGAACGGACCCGAGAGGCCGGCGACGACCTGACCGTCGCGGTCGTCGAGAACCCCGCTGTCGACCGCTCCACCGAGTCCATCCGCGAGGCCGTCGAAGAGCGACTGCGCGAGGCCGGCCTCGAGGCCGAGGTGGTGGTCGTCGAAGGGCATCCGGGGAGTCGACTCGTCGAACTCGCGGAGCGCGAGGGGTTCGACCGTATCGTGCTGGGCGGCGGGGAGACCTCGCCACTCGGGAAGGTGAGCCTCGGGAGCATCGCCGAGTTCGTCGTCCTGAACGCTACCGTCTCGGTGACGCTGGTACGATGA
- a CDS encoding glycerophosphodiester phosphodiesterase, with translation MSLDILAHRGFAGTFPENTVPAVTAAGLHPDTHTVEVDTMPAADGTPVVFHDSRLDERDDGSEGVTDAEGVVWETPLATVTGAEVLGSGFTVPTLAAVVEALPPGVRLNVELKNPGTRDVWPASHPDDLATRRETWRPFVERVAATCEPLERVLYSSFFEAALAAADDVTGDRTAPVVPDGAADWGLDCVARHGCTAFHPAKEAVFTDAALVGRARDRGCTVNAWTARTWHDVKRLREAGVDGVVADYPLLTIAGDR, from the coding sequence GTGAGCCTCGACATCCTCGCCCACCGCGGGTTCGCGGGGACGTTCCCCGAGAACACGGTCCCGGCCGTGACCGCCGCGGGTCTCCACCCCGACACCCACACCGTCGAGGTGGACACGATGCCGGCCGCCGACGGTACACCGGTCGTGTTCCACGACTCGCGGCTGGACGAACGCGACGACGGGAGCGAGGGCGTCACGGACGCCGAGGGGGTCGTGTGGGAGACGCCGCTGGCGACGGTGACGGGCGCCGAGGTGCTCGGTTCCGGGTTCACCGTCCCCACGCTGGCCGCGGTGGTCGAGGCGCTCCCGCCCGGCGTCCGGTTGAACGTCGAACTGAAGAACCCCGGGACGCGTGACGTGTGGCCCGCCAGCCACCCGGACGACCTCGCGACGCGGCGCGAGACGTGGCGGCCGTTCGTCGAGCGGGTGGCGGCGACCTGCGAACCGCTGGAGCGGGTCCTCTACTCCTCGTTCTTCGAGGCGGCGCTGGCGGCGGCCGACGACGTGACCGGCGACCGGACCGCCCCCGTCGTCCCCGACGGCGCGGCCGACTGGGGACTGGACTGCGTGGCGCGCCACGGCTGTACCGCCTTCCACCCCGCGAAGGAGGCGGTGTTCACCGACGCGGCCCTCGTGGGAAGAGCGCGAGACCGTGGCTGTACGGTGAACGCGTGGACGGCCCGGACGTGGCACGACGTGAAGCGACTCCGGGAGGCGGGCGTCGACGGGGTCGTCGCGGACTACCCACTGTTGACGATCGCGGGCGACCGGTAG
- a CDS encoding GNAT family N-acetyltransferase: protein MSGFVYPDEVAGPYEAPPCVFEDRNGREIRVERYDDEFEAVVEMYTAFDPADRAQGIPPVKDEAIRNWLEAILADECVNVLAWDGDSVVGHATLVPDGDEAYELAIFVLSDYQDAGIGTGLIEALLGAGYEAGIDRVWLTVERWNNPAVALYRKVGFEAGDAGSFELEMTAALTEAGTGAGDTETDLGIDDSDR, encoded by the coding sequence ATGAGCGGATTCGTCTACCCCGACGAGGTGGCGGGCCCCTACGAGGCCCCGCCGTGCGTCTTCGAGGACCGGAACGGGCGCGAGATACGCGTCGAGCGCTACGACGACGAGTTCGAGGCCGTCGTCGAGATGTACACCGCGTTCGACCCGGCCGACCGGGCACAGGGGATCCCCCCGGTCAAGGACGAGGCAATCCGCAACTGGCTGGAGGCCATCCTCGCCGACGAGTGCGTCAACGTCCTCGCGTGGGACGGTGACAGCGTGGTTGGACACGCCACGCTGGTGCCGGACGGCGACGAGGCGTACGAACTCGCCATCTTCGTGCTCTCGGACTACCAGGACGCCGGCATCGGGACGGGCCTCATCGAGGCGCTGCTCGGGGCGGGCTACGAGGCAGGCATCGACCGCGTGTGGCTCACCGTCGAGCGGTGGAACAACCCGGCGGTGGCGCTCTACCGGAAGGTCGGGTTCGAGGCGGGCGACGCGGGGAGTTTCGAACTCGAGATGACTGCCGCGCTGACCGAGGCCGGGACGGGAGCGGGCGACACCGAGACCGACCTCGGTATCGACGACTCAGACCGATAG
- a CDS encoding universal stress protein: MEIETVLAPVDGSEAAMRACEYAVAVAERYGADLHVLHVLGEGTTRAIEDGDLTDDDIVAESDRLMDEVAAMAGDVPTSHSTAYGFSATRLTQHPGSVILDAADAVGADFVVLPREPVTGDPEAVIEKAAEYVLAYASQPVLSV; this comes from the coding sequence ATGGAGATAGAGACGGTGCTCGCCCCGGTCGACGGTAGCGAGGCCGCCATGCGGGCCTGCGAGTACGCCGTGGCGGTCGCCGAGCGCTACGGTGCGGACCTGCACGTCCTGCACGTCCTCGGCGAGGGGACCACCCGCGCCATCGAGGACGGCGACCTCACCGACGACGACATCGTCGCGGAGTCCGACCGCCTGATGGACGAGGTGGCGGCGATGGCCGGCGACGTGCCCACGTCTCACTCGACGGCCTACGGCTTCTCGGCGACGCGACTCACCCAGCACCCGGGGAGCGTCATCCTCGACGCCGCCGACGCCGTCGGTGCCGACTTCGTCGTCCTGCCGCGAGAACCCGTCACCGGCGACCCGGAGGCGGTCATCGAGAAGGCCGCCGAGTACGTCCTGGCGTACGCCTCACAGCCGGTCCTATCGGTCTGA
- a CDS encoding DUF5806 family protein, whose protein sequence is MTEEPDAERTAGVEGDAAGDLRPAIRRVEDGDGHDSRLADDAAPEDDTAEVPPDVREYARFSKIDGATYDRANEFLRDRTYVTAREWAIARLCADFRTETGVEMTKIGENLPHLVPFMTDTYSPQAVNQARASFKEKVRKAGATFLYGAMCDFYTAEELDDLMYEVTEVAKFLLEVEGVELTVDEELEAEDRIGSVMRDVRESSAALRHDHVHCPECGHELSAGGTDDAEAEPEQSAPADD, encoded by the coding sequence ATGACCGAGGAGCCCGACGCCGAACGCACCGCGGGCGTGGAGGGGGACGCCGCCGGGGACCTCCGCCCCGCGATCCGCCGGGTCGAGGATGGGGACGGACACGACTCGCGACTCGCGGACGACGCGGCCCCCGAGGACGACACCGCCGAGGTCCCGCCGGACGTCCGGGAGTACGCCCGCTTCTCGAAGATCGACGGCGCGACCTACGACCGGGCCAACGAGTTCCTCCGCGACCGGACCTACGTCACCGCCCGCGAGTGGGCCATCGCGCGGCTCTGTGCCGACTTCCGTACCGAGACCGGTGTCGAGATGACGAAGATCGGTGAGAACCTCCCGCACCTCGTCCCGTTCATGACCGACACCTACAGCCCGCAGGCGGTGAACCAGGCCCGCGCCTCGTTCAAGGAGAAGGTCCGCAAGGCCGGCGCGACGTTCCTCTACGGCGCGATGTGTGACTTCTACACCGCCGAGGAACTGGACGACCTGATGTACGAGGTCACCGAGGTGGCGAAGTTCCTCCTCGAGGTCGAGGGCGTCGAGCTCACCGTCGACGAGGAGCTCGAGGCCGAGGACCGCATCGGCAGCGTGATGCGCGACGTCCGGGAGTCGAGCGCGGCGCTCCGACACGACCACGTCCACTGCCCGGAGTGCGGGCACGAACTCTCGGCGGGCGGGACCGACGACGCGGAGGCCGAACCGGAGCAGTCGGCCCCCGCCGACGACTGA
- a CDS encoding phosphotransferase family protein: protein MSDSEADAVTAEAVAGMVAACRPEWRVAGYERAAEGTDFVAFVDCETPDGPREAVLKATTAGFVRPEVARAEPRLYELVGRETSVPVPAVYGSVDAHADYPAPFYLLERVAGENVESDPTALPVDVRERVCRDAGANLAQLHGLRTFDRVGSVGVRDGGLAVVPNDEGGPYADGREWFRDGVASTLDALADGTYFPDLADEPDRFADLVPDLRAAFDERLAAMPPPDPPRFCHWDYRWGNLLLSPTTGETRAVLDWANLSTTDPAYNLACVEYHLLHDGDDEATRERHRRALRGAYVAGREGWRFDASVTERMETYALLKRCDAMACLPLWHEEKDRAGRARVERVHREAVAEFVDGD, encoded by the coding sequence GTGAGCGACAGCGAGGCCGACGCCGTCACCGCAGAGGCGGTCGCCGGTATGGTCGCGGCGTGCCGTCCCGAGTGGCGCGTGGCCGGGTACGAACGCGCCGCCGAGGGCACCGACTTCGTCGCGTTCGTCGACTGCGAGACGCCGGACGGCCCACGCGAGGCCGTCCTGAAGGCGACGACCGCGGGGTTCGTCCGACCGGAGGTGGCTCGCGCGGAACCGCGGCTCTACGAACTCGTGGGCCGCGAGACGTCGGTTCCGGTCCCCGCGGTGTACGGCTCCGTCGACGCCCACGCCGACTACCCCGCACCGTTCTACCTGCTCGAACGCGTCGCCGGCGAGAACGTCGAGTCCGACCCTACCGCACTCCCGGTCGACGTGCGCGAGCGGGTCTGCCGGGACGCCGGCGCGAACCTCGCCCAACTCCACGGTCTCCGCACCTTCGACCGGGTCGGCTCCGTGGGCGTCCGCGACGGCGGCCTCGCGGTCGTCCCGAACGACGAGGGCGGCCCCTACGCGGACGGCCGCGAGTGGTTCCGCGACGGGGTCGCCAGCACGCTCGACGCGCTGGCCGACGGCACCTACTTCCCCGATCTGGCCGACGAGCCCGACCGGTTCGCCGACCTCGTCCCCGACCTCCGGGCGGCGTTCGACGAGCGACTCGCGGCGATGCCCCCCCCCGACCCGCCGCGGTTCTGCCACTGGGACTACCGCTGGGGGAACCTCCTGCTCTCCCCCACGACGGGCGAGACTCGGGCGGTGCTCGACTGGGCGAACCTCTCCACCACGGACCCGGCGTACAACCTCGCGTGTGTCGAGTACCACCTCCTGCACGACGGCGACGACGAGGCGACCCGCGAGCGCCACCGCCGGGCGCTCCGCGGGGCGTACGTCGCCGGACGCGAGGGCTGGCGGTTCGACGCGAGCGTCACCGAGCGGATGGAGACCTACGCGCTGCTGAAGCGGTGTGACGCGATGGCGTGTCTGCCGCTCTGGCACGAGGAGAAAGACAGGGCGGGGAGAGCACGGGTCGAGCGGGTCCACCGCGAGGCGGTGGCCGAGTTCGTGGACGGTGACTAG
- a CDS encoding DHH family phosphoesterase produces the protein MDDFLIDDDRLPLSRKSVLPGSGFFTPDSFDELEAEREARETLEGATTVVVADPDADGLACVALVREAFGEGALLPTGPHELEESLEYLAAYLEPDARVFVCDLCPDSDYDIQYLDGVVERAASVAWFDHHQWEDDLSTAVERAGVDLVVGDSDEECTADVALRSIDHAFDDRFADLAAVTRDHDLWLREDPRSDDLADYAYWEEPEAYVEVVGRFGADLPEPVEAYIAERRIEKEQLVDLAVKRGRIEEVGPWTVGITYGRCSQNEVAEAFREQGTDAAVVVKPAGSASIRGTDSFELCHEVAGRVNGGGHPKAAGCKPDIYDDMLDYAHHWSSRGAVTQEVILEAFREVARQHADEDDEGIAADR, from the coding sequence ATGGACGACTTCCTCATCGACGACGACCGACTCCCCCTCTCCCGGAAGTCGGTACTCCCCGGTTCGGGCTTCTTCACCCCGGACTCGTTCGACGAGCTGGAGGCCGAACGCGAGGCTCGCGAGACGCTCGAGGGTGCCACCACCGTCGTGGTCGCCGACCCCGACGCCGACGGCCTCGCCTGCGTCGCCCTCGTTCGCGAGGCGTTCGGCGAGGGAGCCCTGCTCCCGACCGGCCCCCACGAACTGGAGGAGTCACTCGAGTACCTCGCGGCGTACCTCGAACCCGACGCCCGCGTCTTCGTCTGTGACCTGTGTCCCGACAGCGACTACGATATCCAGTACCTCGACGGCGTGGTCGAGCGCGCGGCGTCAGTCGCGTGGTTCGACCACCACCAGTGGGAGGACGACCTCTCCACCGCGGTCGAACGGGCGGGTGTCGACCTCGTCGTCGGTGACTCGGACGAGGAGTGTACGGCCGACGTGGCGCTTCGCTCCATCGACCACGCGTTCGACGACCGGTTCGCCGACCTCGCCGCGGTCACGCGCGACCACGACCTCTGGCTCCGCGAGGACCCGCGCTCGGACGACCTCGCGGACTACGCCTACTGGGAGGAACCCGAGGCGTACGTCGAGGTCGTCGGCCGCTTCGGTGCGGACCTCCCCGAACCCGTCGAGGCGTACATCGCCGAGCGCCGGATCGAGAAGGAGCAGCTCGTCGACCTCGCGGTGAAGCGTGGACGCATCGAGGAGGTCGGCCCGTGGACGGTCGGCATCACCTACGGCCGCTGTTCGCAGAACGAGGTGGCCGAGGCGTTCCGCGAGCAGGGAACCGACGCGGCGGTCGTCGTCAAGCCGGCCGGGAGCGCCTCCATCCGGGGGACCGACTCGTTCGAGCTGTGTCACGAGGTGGCCGGCAGAGTGAACGGTGGCGGCCACCCGAAGGCGGCCGGGTGCAAGCCCGACATCTACGACGACATGCTCGACTACGCGCACCACTGGAGTTCGCGCGGCGCGGTCACGCAGGAGGTCATCCTCGAGGCGTTCCGCGAGGTGGCCCGCCAGCACGCCGACGAGGACGACGAGGGGATCGCGGCCGACCGCTAG
- a CDS encoding SHOCT domain-containing protein — protein MSVLRNLREELTGVVALLVLGAGFLAMAFPTLSPIPFWVIWIVGFAVVLPLVGIATGEALDEDEDADRDPSDQSRRDRDPAAESERDPLAELRRRYAEGEIDELEFERRLERLLETEDEAAAAAYVDRRRTDREQEADPERDSA, from the coding sequence ATGTCCGTCCTCCGGAACCTGCGCGAGGAACTCACCGGCGTCGTCGCCCTCCTCGTCCTCGGCGCCGGGTTCCTCGCCATGGCGTTCCCCACGCTCTCGCCGATCCCGTTCTGGGTGATCTGGATCGTCGGGTTCGCGGTCGTCCTCCCCCTCGTGGGCATCGCGACCGGCGAGGCGCTCGACGAGGACGAGGACGCCGACCGCGACCCGTCCGACCAGTCGCGGCGCGACCGCGACCCGGCCGCCGAGTCCGAACGCGACCCGCTGGCGGAGCTCCGCCGGCGCTACGCCGAGGGGGAGATAGACGAACTGGAGTTCGAGCGGCGCCTGGAGCGTCTGCTGGAGACCGAGGACGAGGCCGCCGCGGCCGCGTACGTCGACCGGCGACGCACCGACCGCGAGCAGGAGGCCGACCCCGAGCGCGACTCGGCCTGA
- a CDS encoding cell division protein SepF has product MGLMSKLLGGGKRTADDYVKLDVDDFDAQAVDAGTSVRIATISDKQDVIDIKDAVYDGDVVIADITRHTTTDRTMEHISDELKQVAREVGGDIVQKDDDQIIITPGGVQISRKKLGR; this is encoded by the coding sequence ATGGGACTGATGAGCAAGCTCCTCGGGGGAGGAAAGCGCACCGCCGACGACTACGTGAAACTCGACGTGGACGACTTCGACGCACAGGCCGTCGACGCCGGGACGTCCGTCCGCATCGCCACCATCTCGGACAAGCAGGACGTCATCGACATCAAGGACGCCGTCTACGACGGCGACGTCGTCATCGCGGACATCACCCGACACACGACGACCGACCGGACGATGGAGCACATCTCGGACGAACTCAAGCAGGTCGCCCGCGAGGTGGGCGGTGACATCGTCCAGAAGGACGACGACCAGATCATCATCACGCCCGGCGGCGTGCAGATCTCCCGCAAGAAACTCGGCCGCTGA
- a CDS encoding DUF5807 family protein — MADRLDAFLAGERTDDVAFYLHEDGVGDVEALADVGVRTDHGVLLVLPGEEGRAAFQRATSLNPMNFAGMAMDTEGEVDRDLTDGTCPAGDGEDHYAKFVFAFAEEHHPEMEGLYAEGDVLHAYAACACGETYSEKWLAGEDGA, encoded by the coding sequence ATGGCCGACCGCCTCGACGCCTTCCTCGCCGGCGAGCGAACCGACGACGTGGCGTTCTACCTCCACGAGGACGGCGTCGGCGACGTCGAGGCGCTGGCGGACGTGGGCGTCCGGACCGACCACGGCGTCCTCCTCGTCCTCCCGGGCGAGGAGGGCCGCGCCGCGTTCCAGCGGGCCACCTCGCTCAACCCGATGAACTTCGCCGGGATGGCGATGGACACCGAGGGAGAGGTGGACCGCGACCTGACCGACGGCACCTGCCCCGCCGGTGACGGCGAGGACCACTACGCCAAGTTCGTCTTCGCGTTCGCCGAGGAGCACCATCCCGAGATGGAGGGGCTCTACGCCGAGGGCGACGTGCTCCACGCCTACGCGGCCTGCGCCTGCGGGGAGACCTACTCCGAGAAGTGGCTGGCTGGCGAGGACGGGGCCTGA
- a CDS encoding DUF1028 domain-containing protein, with the protein MTFSICVHENYETETDEGDLEEHDRFGVAVTTRLAGVGTLCPFVSENGAVATQSLVNTRLGRKGIEYVDDGLAVGDALQSLLDADENSENRQLHGVDREGTFTFSGEECKEWYGHTAGEGYTVAGNLLTGESVVAETAAAYEASDPEEPLSERLIDALAAGHAEGGDKREDLPVHSAAVMVARTEERELASFTDDLRVDATETPIEDLRETYELAERSFEDAMDRYEDAYEEDSVDGVADDEGGEAATDG; encoded by the coding sequence GTGACCTTCAGCATCTGCGTCCACGAGAACTACGAGACCGAGACCGACGAGGGTGACCTCGAGGAACACGACCGGTTCGGCGTCGCCGTCACCACGCGACTCGCCGGCGTCGGTACGCTCTGTCCGTTCGTCTCCGAGAACGGCGCCGTCGCCACGCAGTCGCTCGTCAACACCCGGCTGGGGCGCAAGGGCATCGAGTACGTCGACGACGGACTCGCCGTGGGTGACGCTCTGCAGTCGCTGCTCGACGCCGACGAGAACAGCGAGAACCGACAACTGCACGGCGTCGACCGCGAGGGGACGTTCACCTTCTCGGGCGAAGAGTGCAAGGAGTGGTACGGTCACACCGCCGGTGAGGGGTACACCGTCGCCGGGAACCTGCTGACCGGGGAGTCGGTCGTGGCGGAGACCGCGGCGGCGTACGAAGCGAGCGACCCCGAGGAACCCCTGAGCGAGCGACTGATAGACGCACTCGCCGCCGGCCACGCCGAGGGGGGCGACAAGCGCGAGGACCTGCCCGTCCACTCCGCAGCCGTGATGGTCGCCCGGACCGAGGAGCGCGAACTGGCGTCGTTCACCGACGACCTGCGGGTCGACGCCACGGAGACGCCCATCGAGGACCTGCGCGAGACCTACGAACTGGCCGAGCGGTCGTTCGAGGACGCGATGGACCGCTACGAGGACGCCTACGAGGAGGACAGTGTAGACGGCGTGGCGGACGACGAGGGCGGGGAGGCGGCCACCGACGGGTAG